The bacterium sequence ATCCTTCCAAAAATCATTCATCTTATGTTATGCTCTTTCTTTACCTTTTCCATATCTTCCTCAACCATTATCTTTACTAATTCTTTAAAGGTTACCTTTGGCTTCCAATTTAATTTTTTCTTTGCCTTGCTTGCATCTCCAATTAAAACCTCAACCTCTGTTGGCCTAAAATATTTTGGGTCTACCTCTACATAATCTTTCCAGTAAAGACCTACATAAGAAAATGCCTCACAAACAAATTCCCTTACAGAATGCGTCTCTCCTGTTGCAATGACATAATCCTCTGGATTTTCTTGCTGTAAAATAAGATACATTGCGCTGCAATATTCTGGAGCATAGCCCCAATCCCTCCTTGCATCCAAATTTCCAAGATAGAGCTTTTTCTGCAACCCAAGCTTTATCCTAGAAACAGCCATTGTTACCTTCCTTGTAACAAATGTCTCTCCCCTTCTTGGTGATTCATGATTGAATAATATGCCATTACAGGCAAATAAACCATAAGCCTCCCTATAATTTTTGACCATATAGAATGCATATGCCTTTGCAGCTGCATAGGGGCTTCTTGGATAAAATGGCGTATCTTCATTTTGTGGAGGAGGGCTATTTCCAAATAGCTCTGATGATGATGCCTGATAGAATTTAGGGTTTATTTCTGCCTCTCTTATTGCCTCAAGTAGCCTTGTTGTTCCTAATCCTACAACCTCTCCGGTATATTCTGGAACCTCAAAGCTTACCTTTACATGGCTCTGTGCTCCAAGGTTATAGATTTCATCAGGCTTTATTGTCCTTATGATTTTATTTAATGAACTTGCATCATTTAGGTCTCCATAGATAAGATTAAGCTTTACATCTGGCTCGTGTGGGTCTTGATATATATGGTCTATCCTTTGTGTATTAAATGAGCTTGACCTTCTAACAATTCCGTGTACCTCGTATCCTTTCTTTAAAAGAATCTCTGCCAGGTATGAACCATCCTGACCTGTTATCCCTGTGATTAATGCTTTTTTCATTTCTTTTTAAATATTTGAACAGTGTGGTTTGCAAAGGTAAATTGGTCAGAAAAAGGGATACCAAAAAATGAGAGAATTGGGTCAAATCTTTTTATCTCATTGTATCTTTTTAAAATGTTCTTATAATAAGAAGAAGGAACTATTCCACTTAAGATAAAATAATTAGGCAATTCCTCCATAGGTTTTTGAAAGGCATGTTCGTCTATAATAATAAGTTCATAATTCAAAAAATCAAATGGAGGAAAACAGGATGGTTGGGGAA is a genomic window containing:
- the gmd gene encoding GDP-mannose 4,6-dehydratase, encoding MKKALITGITGQDGSYLAEILLKKGYEVHGIVRRSSSFNTQRIDHIYQDPHEPDVKLNLIYGDLNDASSLNKIIRTIKPDEIYNLGAQSHVKVSFEVPEYTGEVVGLGTTRLLEAIREAEINPKFYQASSSELFGNSPPPQNEDTPFYPRSPYAAAKAYAFYMVKNYREAYGLFACNGILFNHESPRRGETFVTRKVTMAVSRIKLGLQKKLYLGNLDARRDWGYAPEYCSAMYLILQQENPEDYVIATGETHSVREFVCEAFSYVGLYWKDYVEVDPKYFRPTEVEVLIGDASKAKKKLNWKPKVTFKELVKIMVEEDMEKVKKEHNIR